The sequence GCAAGCATAGTGGAAGCCGTCGGCCAGGGAAACAAAGCGGCACGGGCAATCGACAGGTTCCTAAGAGGGCTATCCCTTCCTGAACCGCCTTCATTTATCGAAAGACCGGAGCCGCAAAAGTATGAAATTTCCGAAGAAGATGCGGAGCGACCGAGGGCTAAGACGTCCATATTGTCGCCCGAAACGAGGGTTTACGATTTCAGGGAGGTCAACTTGGGTTTTCCCAACGAAGCTGTGGCCAGGTCGGAAGCGAGAAGATGCCTTCGATGCGACCTGGAAGAGCGCTAAAGGAAGTGTTGACGATGTCTGATATTACCTTGGAAATTAACGGCAGGAAAGTTCAGGGGAGCTCGGGAGATACGATACTAAAGGTATGCGAGAAAAATGCTATTGTCGTGCCTACACTGTGTCATTTCGAGGGCCTTGCCGATATCGGAGTTTGCCGCATGTGTCTGGTTGAGGTAAAGGGCGCAAGAGGTCTCGTTCCAGCCTGCACAACGCAAGCTACGGATGGCATGGCGATAGTTACCGAAAACGATGAAATCAGGGATCTCAGGCGTTCAAATCTCGAAATGCTCTTTTCCGAGCGAAACCATTTTTGCATGTTTTGCGAAAAGAGCGGAGATTGCGAACTTCAGAAATTGGCCTACGAGTACGGCTTGGACCACATCAGCTATGGTTTCTTTTGGCCCGAATTGCCCATGGATATCAGCAGAAAATATTTTTTATACGATCAAAACCGCTGTATTCTCTGCAGGAGATGTCTGAGGGCCTGCGAAGAGTTGGCCGGACATTCCGTTTTGACAGTTCGAGACAGGGGGCCCAAAAGTATGATATGTGCTGACGTCGACCTTCCCTTCATCGAATCTACCTGTGTCTCTTGCGGAACCTGTTTGCAAGTCTGCCCAACCGGGGCCTTGGCGGACAGGAAGAGCACATACATCGGAAGGCAAGAACATATGACTAAAACGAGAAGTGCCTGTGCCTTCTGTAGCGTTGGCTGTGAAGTAGAGATATCCTCGCGAGACGGCGAGCCATTGCGAATAGAAGGAATATTCGGCCAGGGGCCTACTTCCGGGATTTTGTGTTCAAAGGGAAGGTTTGAGCCCCTTTTCGAGGTAAATAAAAGGCTGGACAGACCGCTATTGAGGGAAGATGAGGGCAAAAGAAGCTTAAATCTAAATGAAGCCTTGTCTGTTTTAGCAAAAAAGATCAAAGAATGGGGAATTAATTCCTTTGCGGGATTGATATCCCCTCGAGCCACAAA comes from Acetomicrobium thermoterrenum DSM 13490 and encodes:
- a CDS encoding 2Fe-2S iron-sulfur cluster-binding protein, coding for MPSMRPGRALKEVLTMSDITLEINGRKVQGSSGDTILKVCEKNAIVVPTLCHFEGLADIGVCRMCLVEVKGARGLVPACTTQATDGMAIVTENDEIRDLRRSNLEMLFSERNHFCMFCEKSGDCELQKLAYEYGLDHISYGFFWPELPMDISRKYFLYDQNRCILCRRCLRACEELAGHSVLTVRDRGPKSMICADVDLPFIESTCVSCGTCLQVCPTGALADRKSTYIGRQEHMTKTRSACAFCSVGCEVEISSRDGEPLRIEGIFGQGPTSGILCSKGRFEPLFEVNKRLDRPLLREDEGKRSLNLNEALSVLAKKIKEWGINSFAGLISPRATNEAAFQFKMLFGDNVFLIDSFSVPLGNASIEEIDDADCIVVVGANLDEEFKALSSFVKRGANLGSTVVVMGSAGAKVDIRATYRFHDEDIDSLSEVMGRFSNPLVVYGPGTKRSVMEFLWGLRPGVRQLGLARGSNIRGIEKLKIKPWKKDKGFRGLYALLGDFEVSDDLLGQLGNAEFLAVQSCYENEAVNYADLALPSRLWFERSGTYINTEGKVRHLEAIPEIALSLPSDEEILKGLIKLLS